One genomic region from Argentina anserina chromosome 2, drPotAnse1.1, whole genome shotgun sequence encodes:
- the LOC126782821 gene encoding uncharacterized protein LOC126782821, whose translation MFKPKDQLSIQMVHLPVRSQIWTFQTLPYPFDPLCSSPETISTVVCWWITLCNNREIRFAIAQVDVVMKRSHLAIEGSRNLVTLTLLPHWMRSLVVVTTQYMKNFCDFLSSENLLSIRASGIPFTWKNKQKGQFAAQAKKWNRNVFGNLTRKIEDLHGRSNIIQQQLMTSPDSIYLNQQDQLIRNEITALYKEEELLWAQKAKANWLQLGDRNTKFFQAQANIRKKFNAIIKIQDSSGNWATSDVII comes from the exons ATGTTTAAACCTAAAGACCAGCTCTCAATCCAAATGGTTCATCTACCTGTTCGTTCCCAAATCTGGACTTTCCAGACCCTCCCCTACCCTTTTGATCCCCTATGCTCCAGCCCCGAAACCATCTCAACCGTTGTATGTTGGTGGATTACTCTCTGTAACAATCGAGAGATTAGATTTGCCATTGCCCAAGTCGATGTAGTGATGAAAAGGAGCCACCTTGCGATAGAAGGGAGTAGAAATCTG GTGACTTTAACATTATTACCTCACTGGATGAGAAGCTTGGTGGTGGTCACTACTCAGTACATGAAAAACTTCTgtgattttctttcttctgagAATCTGCTCTCTATTAGAGCTAGTGGTATTCCGTTCACTTGGAAAAACAAGCAAAAAG GTCAGTTTGCTGCTCAAGCTAAGAAATGGAACAGAAATGTGTTTGGAAACCTAACAAGAAAGATTGAAGATCTTCATGGAAGAAGCAATATTATTCAACAGCAATTAATGACGTCCCCTGACTCTATCTACCTCAACCAACAGGATCAACTTATTAGGAATGAAATCACTGCACTCTACAAGGAAGAAGAACTCTTATGGGCACAAAAGGCTAAGGCTAACTGGCTTCAACTTGGCGACAGAAACACTAAGTTCTTCCAAGCTCAGGCCAACATTAGGAAGAAGTTCAATGCCATTATTAAAATCCAAGACTCAAGTGGTAACTGGGCCACTTCTGATGTTATAATTTAG